The Pithys albifrons albifrons isolate INPA30051 chromosome 13, PitAlb_v1, whole genome shotgun sequence genome has a segment encoding these proteins:
- the SCAMP2 gene encoding secretory carrier-associated membrane protein 2 — MSGFDTNPFADPVDINPFQDPSVTQLTNTSQSGLDEFNPFSESSQLTNAARTTPAAQPSGHSQPAVLQTSVEPTPQAVAAAAQAGLLQQQAELERKAAELEKKERELQSHSASINPRQNNWPPLPKKCPIKPCFYQDFSADIPADYQRICKMLYYLWMLHTITLLLNLLACLAWFTVDSNRGVDFGLSILWLILFTPCAFLCWYRPIYKAFRSDSSFSFFVFFFVFFCQIAIYVIQAVGIPGWGDSGWIAALSEVHGNLAVSVIMMVVAAFFTLCAVLSLFLLKQVHSLYRRTGASFQRAQEEFSQGILTNRSFQNVAAGAASSAAQNAFRGN, encoded by the exons GATCCCTCAGTGACACAGCTCACAAACACCAGCCAAAGTGGCTTGGATGAATTCAACCCCTTTTCTGAGAGCTCCCAGCTG ACAAATGCAGCCCGGACGACGCCAGCCGCACAGCCCTCGGGCCACTCGCAGCCGGCTGTGCTGCAGACGTCTGTGGAGCCCACTCCCCAG GccgtggctgcagcagcacaggctgggctgcttcagcagcaggcagagctaGAGAGGAaggcagctgagctggagaagaaggaaagggaactGCAGAGCCACTCAGCCAGCATTAACC CGAGGCAGAACAACTGGCCACCTCTTCCCAAGAAGTGTCCCATCAAGCCGTGTTTTTATCAGGATTTTTCTGCAGACATCCCAGCTGACTACCAGCGGATATGCAAGATGCTGTATTACCTGTGGATGT TGCATACCATTACCCTGCTCCTAAACCTGCTTGCTTGTCTGGCGTGGTTCACAGTTGATAGTAACAGAGGAGTAGACTTCGGTCTCTCGATTCTTTGGTTAATTTTATTCACCCCTTGTGCCTTTCTCTGTTGGTACAGACCAATTTACAAGGCTTTCAG GTCTGACAGCTCCTTCAGCTTCTTCGTcttcttttttgtcttcttctgCCAAATAGCAATCTACGTCATCCAGGCTGTTGGCATTCCTGGCTGGGGAGACAG CGGGTGGATCGCGGCGCTGTCGGAGGTGCACGGGAACCTGGCTGTGTCAGTCATCATGATGGTGGTGGCAGCATTCTTCACGCTGTGTGCcgtcctctccctcttcctcctgaaGCAG GTGCATTCCCTGTATCGGCGCACAGGAGCCAGCTTTCAAAGGGCCCAGGAGGAGTTTTCCCAAGgcatcctcaccaacaggagCTTCCAGAAtgtggcagctggagcagcctcCTCAGCTGCACAGAATGCTTTCCGGGGAAACTAG